From the Rhizobium sp. SL42 genome, the window CAGGATCGGCACGGCGGAAATCTGGGGCCAGCGTATCGACGGCATACGTGCCAATGGCCTGGAAAGTGCAGCCGACAACGCCCTGCAGCGCTGGTTCACGCCGGCTTTCCACGCGGATCGCGCCGATGACCTGGCAGGCTATCGCCTGATGATGACGCGCCAGTCGACAGCCGGCTATCTTTCAACCTGCGAAGCCCTGCGCCACACCGACTTTTCCGATATCCTGCCGACCGTCACGGTTCCAACCCTGTTCATTGTGGGGGATCAGGACGGATCAACTCCGCCGGATGTCGTCGAGGCCGCTGCCAGCCTCGTCCCGGATGCGCGCTTCGAGGTCATCGAGGACTGCGCCCATATCCCGAGCGTCGAGCAACCTGAAGCCCTGGCGGAACTGCTGCAGAGCTTCATGCGCAAGCCGTAAAGCCGC encodes:
- the pcaD gene encoding 3-oxoadipate enol-lactonase — protein: MAFKTINGNVVHYELIGEAKAKNLIVFSNGLGTDFRIWLPLFDELGEDVSVLLYDSRGHGLSGGPDTPFTMDDLVADLAALCDELGIRKATFCGLSVGGLVCQGLWKARPDLFRKLVLCDTAPRIGTAEIWGQRIDGIRANGLESAADNALQRWFTPAFHADRADDLAGYRLMMTRQSTAGYLSTCEALRHTDFSDILPTVTVPTLFIVGDQDGSTPPDVVEAAASLVPDARFEVIEDCAHIPSVEQPEALAELLQSFMRKP